The DNA region GTCAGGAGCCTCCATGTGCTCGGGGCCGCGCGACGGAAGTCAGTCGAGCAGATCCCCATCGGTGTAGAGCCACCGATGCGCTCGGTACTCGAAGCGGGCCTTCTCGTGCAAGGTCCCGGCAGTGTGCTGGGCGACGTACTCCACGACTCCCTGCTCATCGTCGGGCTGTCCCTGCTCAACGTCGACAATCGTCAACCCGGTCCAAGCCATGGGCAGGTCGTCAACGATGTCGGGACGAGTACGCGGATGCCAGGTTGCCCACAGGTGTTGCCAGCGGTGCAGGACGTGCGCGGTGTAGCGCGACCTCATGAGGGCCTCGGCAGTGGTGGCCCGGCGTGGATCGTCCAGAAC from Cutibacterium granulosum includes:
- a CDS encoding YchJ family protein; this translates as MSAAPSLSADSTCPCGSGAPLSRCCGPVLDDPRRATTAEALMRSRYTAHVLHRWQHLWATWHPRTRPDIVDDLPMAWTGLTIVDVEQGQPDDEQGVVEYVAQHTAGTLHEKARFEYRAHRWLYTDGDLLD